The following coding sequences are from one Chloroflexaceae bacterium window:
- a CDS encoding ABC transporter permease, translating to MAARRRGLTRRHVIAGFFIALGLLLILTNIAGIGEADPTVSKLAFGVPGPVVEAPTALSLTLIGSVFFASGALAFVPAAARLAVWLLWTSAVLIFPAVLIWAAAGKQTNVMTMISETLRLGTPIALGAMAGIWAERSGVINIAIEGMMLSGAAFGFAVFAFTGNIWIGVLAAVLVGGLMGLIHALLAIQFKTDQIISGTVINILAIGVTGYLRRQFIVDSGGGRVTLPQVPIPLLSDIPVLGPALFNGKPIFYAMVVLVVLTHLVLFFTRWGLRTRAVGENPRAADTVGINVYRVRYTDVLISGMIAGLGGAWFSLETVGNFDDGMTAGKGFIALAAMIFGKWMPFGAFGGAMLFGYFEALQTRLQILKVEIGGAPVPVQFLQILPYVATMVVLAGLIGRAVGPAAAGKPYEK from the coding sequence ATGGCAGCGCGCCGCCGCGGGCTTACCCGACGCCATGTGATCGCCGGCTTTTTCATCGCCCTTGGCCTGCTCCTGATCCTCACCAACATCGCCGGGATCGGCGAAGCCGACCCAACCGTCTCAAAACTGGCCTTTGGCGTGCCCGGCCCGGTGGTCGAGGCGCCGACCGCCCTCTCGCTCACCCTTATCGGCAGCGTCTTTTTCGCCAGCGGCGCACTGGCGTTCGTGCCAGCGGCAGCGCGTCTGGCCGTCTGGTTGCTGTGGACCTCGGCTGTGCTGATCTTTCCGGCTGTACTGATCTGGGCGGCCGCCGGGAAACAGACCAACGTGATGACCATGATCAGCGAGACGTTGCGACTGGGCACGCCGATTGCCCTGGGGGCCATGGCCGGCATCTGGGCCGAACGCAGCGGGGTGATTAACATCGCCATTGAGGGCATGATGCTCAGCGGAGCCGCATTCGGGTTCGCCGTGTTTGCATTCACCGGGAACATCTGGATCGGGGTGCTGGCGGCAGTGCTCGTCGGCGGGTTGATGGGGCTGATCCATGCCCTGCTCGCCATTCAGTTCAAAACCGACCAGATTATCAGCGGCACGGTGATCAACATTCTGGCCATCGGCGTGACCGGCTACCTGCGACGGCAGTTCATCGTTGATTCCGGCGGCGGACGGGTGACGCTCCCGCAGGTGCCCATTCCGTTGCTGAGCGATATTCCCGTCCTCGGCCCGGCCCTGTTCAACGGCAAGCCGATCTTCTATGCCATGGTCGTGCTGGTGGTATTGACCCACCTGGTGCTCTTCTTTACTCGCTGGGGTCTGCGGACGCGCGCGGTCGGCGAGAATCCGCGGGCGGCCGACACGGTGGGCATCAATGTATACCGGGTGCGCTACACCGATGTGCTGATCAGCGGAATGATCGCCGGTCTTGGAGGCGCCTGGTTCTCGCTGGAGACAGTGGGCAACTTCGACGATGGAATGACCGCCGGCAAGGGCTTCATTGCCCTGGCGGCGATGATCTTCGGCAAATGGATGCCATTCGGGGCCTTTGGAGGGGCGATGCTCTTTGGCTATTTTGAGGCTCTGCAGACCCGTTTGCAGATCCTCAAGGTTGAGATTGGCGGTGCGCCGGTGCCGGTGCAGTTTTTACAGATCCTGCCCTACGTAGCCACGATGGTTGTACTGGCCGGCCTGATCGGTCGCGCCGTCGGCCCGGCGGCCGCCGGCAAGCCCTATGAAAAGTAA